TAAGATTTAAGTTATGATTTAATATCCCAATTTAAAACAATTCCTAACTTTGGGTAAAAAACTCTTGCAGTCACACAGGTATAATAACTTTATAATAAATTAGAAGCCATTATTAAATTTAGTTATCATGAAAACTTCATACTTAAAAATTTTAGTTATTCATTCAGCCATACTCCTTCCACATCTAGGAGTTGCTCAAAATGTTTATAAAGAAAAATTCGCCCATACTTTTTCGATAGTGGCACGTGATAAAACAACCGGTGAGATGGCTGTTGGGGTCCAGAGTCATTGGTTTTCGGTTGGCACTTTGGTATCCTGGGGCAAATCAGGGGTGGGTGTTGTAGCAACTCAATCATTCGTCAACCCGGCTTTTGGACCTGAAGGCTTAAAATTGATGGAAGAAGGAAAAAATGCGAAAGATGCCCTGGTTACATTGATTGCAGGGGACGTAGGAAGAGAATTCCGGCAAGTGGCCTTACTTGATGCAAAAGGGGTTGTAAATGCTTTTACCGGAAAAAAATGTGTCGAATCTGCACATCATATCGTTGGAACCAATTTTTCAGTTCAAGCCAACATGATGCTGAACGATAAGATCGTACCGGCAATGGCTAAAGCTTTCGAAAAAAATAATGATTTGCCACTTGCCGAAAGGGTATTGAAAGTGCTACAGGCTGCGCAAGATGCGGGAGGCGATATCAGGGGAAAACAATCGGCAGTGATCTTGGTAGTAAATGGAGAAAAAACCGATAAACCCTGGCTTGATAAAAAAATTGATCTACGTGTGGACGACCACGAAACTCCATTGATCGAACTTGAGCGCCTTTTAAGGGTACACAGGGCTTATGAACACATGAACCGAGGCGATTTGGCGATAGAATTAAACGACATGAAAACGGCGCTTACAGAATATGAGGCTGCCGAAAAAATGTTCCCTGAAAACCTTGAAATGAAATACTGGAAAGCCATTGCCATGGCCAATAACAATCAACTCGATAAGGCACTTCCAATTTTCAAAGAAATATTCGCTAAAGATAAAAACTGGAGGGAAATGACCAAAAGACTGCCGAAAGCAGGTTTATTGAATTTATCTGAAAGTGACTTAAAAAAAATCATAGATTTATAGTAAATTTTAAAAAAGACAACCTGATTATCAAACAAACCATTAAATAATGAAAACGACATTAATCACATTAATTACCATTATCACCTTCTTATCAGTTTCCTGTAATTATCAAACCGATAAAAAAAGTAATGACTTATTTGAAGCCAGAGAATTGTTCCCTGAGCCAGCCAGACCAGCCGGGCAAACAGATGTTATTGAACTTAAATGCGATCCGATTGATACGGTTCGTATCGCGTTTATCGGATTAGGAATGAGGGGTTCAGGATCTGTAAAACGATTTACCTATCTCGATCATGTAAAAATAGTGGCTCTGTGTGATGTTGTACCTGAAAATGTTGAAAGAAGCCAACAAACTTTAAGGGATAAAGGTTGGCCGGAAGCTGATGGATATACCGGAGCTGAAGATTGGAAAAAGATTTGTGAAAGGGACGATATTGATTTGATTTATGTTTGTACGCATTGGGATTTACATACTCCCATTGCCGTTTATGCCATGGAACACGGCAAGCATGTGGCAACTGAAGTTCCGGCGGCACTTACCATCGAAGATTGCTGGAAACTGGTTGAAACTGCTGAAAGAACCCGTAAACACTGCATGCAGCTTGAAAATTGCAATTACGACTTTTTCGAAATTGCTACCCTTAATATGGCGCAACAAGGTTTATTCGGCGAAGTGGTCCATAGCGAAGGGGCTTATATTCACGACTTACGTTGGTTGAATTTTGACGACAGCACCGGTTACTGGGATATGTGGCGCTTGAAACATCTGGAAAAAACTGATGGCAACACTTACCCTACCCATGGATTGGGTCCGATCAGTCATATCATGAATATTCACCGTGGAGATAAAATGAATCACATCGTTTCCATGTCGAGCAACCAATTTGGCATGAGTATTTATGCTAAAGAAAAATTTGGCGAAGATTCGGATTATGCAAAAAGGACTTATAAAAAAGGTGATATCAACACTTCTCTTATCAAAACTGCCAAAGGAAAAACCATTATGTTGCAACATGATGTAACCAGCCCGAGACCCTATAGTCGTTTACATACAGTTAGCGGAACCAAAGGTTTCGCTCAAAAATATCCGGTTAAAGGAATAGCATTAGAACCCAATGCACATGCTTTCTTGCCTCCGGATAAACTGGATTCTCTTTTAAAAGTATATACACACCCGATTGTGGCTGATATTCAGGAAAAAGCAAAAGAAGTTGGTGGCCATGGAGGTATGGATTTTATTATGGATTATCGTTTAATTTATTGTTTAAAAAATGGACTTCCGCTTGATCAGGATGTTTACGATGCAGCTGAATGGTCGTCTATTATTGAACTTTCAAAAGTATCGGTTGAAAATCAGAGCATGCCTATTAAAATTCCTGATTTTACAAGAGGGGCCTGGAAAAAAGTGAATACGGTGACCTATTATAAAAATTAAATATTTAATATGCTGGGATTAAGAACCGTAATTTATAAAGTTGGCGACCTAAATAAGGCCAAACAATGGTATTCAAAAGCTTTTGAAACTATGCCATACTTTGATGAGCCATTTTATGTCGGGTTTAATATTGGTGGCTATGAACTCGGACTTTTACCTGAAGAGAAACCAACGACCGAAAAGAACGATAGTGTTCTGGCCTATTGGGGAGTTGATGAAATAGAAAAGGAATTTAACCGATTGATGGAATTGGGAGCGGTATCTCATGAAATACCGACCAATGTGGGTGGAGAATTGATGGTTGCTACATTAAAAGATCCTTGGGGAAATATTATTGGACTCATTTATAATCCTGAATTTAATTTAGGGAAGCAGATTTAACGACCTGTTTAACCATTACAAATCATAATAAACAAATACTTTATGACTACTCTATTTAAACTGAAACCCATCTTAAGATTAGCAACTGCTTCTCTTTTAACGTTAACCTTCTTAAATTTCGGCTATGCCCAAACAATCGAACCCGAATTTGGGAAAGAGACCGATAATTGTACCTCAATTCTGGTTGGCAAACTTGCTTCAGCCGATGGATCGACCATCACTTCTCATACCTGCGACAGCAGAACTGACAGGACCTGGGTAAACATCGTCCCGAATATGAAACATAAAAAAGGGGCCTTGACCAAGGTTTATGTTGACCCTAAACTTACAACAATGCCTGATCAATTGGATAGAAAAGTCAGCGTTGAAATTCCACAGGTTAACGAAACTTATGCATATTTTAATGCAGCTTACCCGATTATGAATGAACATCAGTTGGCAATTGGCGAATCTACCTTTGGAGGAAACAGAATGATGCAAAGCGATTCCGGTAAAATTGATTGCCCCGAATTGTATCGTTTGGCACTTGAAAGGGCTAAAACTGCGCGTGAAGCCATTCTTATCATAGATGAACTCACCAAAAAGTATGGTTATAACGACGTTGGCGAATGTTTTACTTTTGCCGATCCAAACGAAGTTTGGTATTTTGAGATAATCGGCCCCGGTAAAGACAAAGTTGGGGCAGTTTGGGCCGCTGTTCGAATTCCTGACGATCACATCAGTGTAAATGCAAACGCAAGCCGAATCCGAACACTTAACCTCAACGATCCTGATAATTATATGGCAAGTGATAATGTTTTTTCCACAGCCGTGGAACTTGGATTATGGAATCCTGAAAACGGACAGCCATTCGAATTCTGCTATGCTTACGCAAATAGAAACAGTATGGGATGTCGCCGCCGGGAATGGAGGGTACTCAGCCTTGTTGCTCCTTCACTCAAACTCGATGCAAATGCTGAAAACTATCCCCTTTCGGTTAAACCGGAAAAGAAATATTCAGCACAGGATGTGGTAAATATGTTTCGCGACTACTATCAGGATACCCCTTATGATATGAGCCGAACCATGCTAATGGTTGATAAAGAGGGAAAATCAGTAAAGAGCCCTATTGCAAACCCCTTTTTAACCACTGAACTTAAGCAACTCTTAAATATCCAAAACGAACGGACCATTGCCTGCATTCGTGCGACTTATGTTCAGGTCACCCAATCAAGAAGCTGGTTACCCAATGATATTGGGGGCGTTGTATGGTTCGGTTATGACAATCCTGCAGCCACCCCGCATACTCCCTTTTATATCGGGAACACGACCATGCCAGAATCTTATATGATCGATGCCAGAACAAAGTTTAATAAGGAATCGGCATGGTGGGCTTATCGGGTCGTTGCTCAATTAGCTTTGTTCAGATGGCAGGATATGATCGTGGATATTAGCCAGGTTT
The genomic region above belongs to Bacteroidota bacterium and contains:
- a CDS encoding DUF1028 domain-containing protein, whose amino-acid sequence is MKTSYLKILVIHSAILLPHLGVAQNVYKEKFAHTFSIVARDKTTGEMAVGVQSHWFSVGTLVSWGKSGVGVVATQSFVNPAFGPEGLKLMEEGKNAKDALVTLIAGDVGREFRQVALLDAKGVVNAFTGKKCVESAHHIVGTNFSVQANMMLNDKIVPAMAKAFEKNNDLPLAERVLKVLQAAQDAGGDIRGKQSAVILVVNGEKTDKPWLDKKIDLRVDDHETPLIELERLLRVHRAYEHMNRGDLAIELNDMKTALTEYEAAEKMFPENLEMKYWKAIAMANNNQLDKALPIFKEIFAKDKNWREMTKRLPKAGLLNLSESDLKKIIDL
- a CDS encoding Gfo/Idh/MocA family oxidoreductase; its protein translation is MKTTLITLITIITFLSVSCNYQTDKKSNDLFEARELFPEPARPAGQTDVIELKCDPIDTVRIAFIGLGMRGSGSVKRFTYLDHVKIVALCDVVPENVERSQQTLRDKGWPEADGYTGAEDWKKICERDDIDLIYVCTHWDLHTPIAVYAMEHGKHVATEVPAALTIEDCWKLVETAERTRKHCMQLENCNYDFFEIATLNMAQQGLFGEVVHSEGAYIHDLRWLNFDDSTGYWDMWRLKHLEKTDGNTYPTHGLGPISHIMNIHRGDKMNHIVSMSSNQFGMSIYAKEKFGEDSDYAKRTYKKGDINTSLIKTAKGKTIMLQHDVTSPRPYSRLHTVSGTKGFAQKYPVKGIALEPNAHAFLPPDKLDSLLKVYTHPIVADIQEKAKEVGGHGGMDFIMDYRLIYCLKNGLPLDQDVYDAAEWSSIIELSKVSVENQSMPIKIPDFTRGAWKKVNTVTYYKN
- a CDS encoding C69 family dipeptidase — its product is MTTLFKLKPILRLATASLLTLTFLNFGYAQTIEPEFGKETDNCTSILVGKLASADGSTITSHTCDSRTDRTWVNIVPNMKHKKGALTKVYVDPKLTTMPDQLDRKVSVEIPQVNETYAYFNAAYPIMNEHQLAIGESTFGGNRMMQSDSGKIDCPELYRLALERAKTAREAILIIDELTKKYGYNDVGECFTFADPNEVWYFEIIGPGKDKVGAVWAAVRIPDDHISVNANASRIRTLNLNDPDNYMASDNVFSTAVELGLWNPENGQPFEFCYAYANRNSMGCRRREWRVLSLVAPSLKLDANAENYPLSVKPEKKYSAQDVVNMFRDYYQDTPYDMSRTMLMVDKEGKSVKSPIANPFLTTELKQLLNIQNERTIACIRATYVQVTQSRSWLPNDIGGVVWFGYDNPAATPHTPFYIGNTTMPESYMIDARTKFNKESAWWAYRVVAQLALFRWQDMIVDISQVWNEIEDKAFTNQANVEAEALALYKKNPKAAKDFLTRYSNDMANDAVGKYWHLYEALWTKYTQRF
- a CDS encoding VOC family protein — protein: MLGLRTVIYKVGDLNKAKQWYSKAFETMPYFDEPFYVGFNIGGYELGLLPEEKPTTEKNDSVLAYWGVDEIEKEFNRLMELGAVSHEIPTNVGGELMVATLKDPWGNIIGLIYNPEFNLGKQI